From Camelus dromedarius isolate mCamDro1 chromosome 2, mCamDro1.pat, whole genome shotgun sequence, one genomic window encodes:
- the ZIC1 gene encoding zinc finger protein ZIC 1, whose translation MLLDAGPQYPAIGVTTFGASRHHSAGDVAERDVGLGINPFADGMGAFKLNPSSHELASAGQTAFTSQAPGYAAAAALGHHHHPGHVGSYSSAAFNSTRDFLFRNRGFGDAAAAASAQHSLFAASAGGFGGPHGHTDAAGHLLFPGLHEQAAGHASPNVVNGQMRLGFSGDMYPRPEQYGQVTSPRSEHYAAPQLHGYGPMNVNMAAHHGAGAFFRYMRQPIKQELICKWIEPEQLANPKKSCNKTFSTMHELVTHVTVEHVGGPEQSNHICFWEECPREGKPFKAKYKLVNHIRVHTGEKPFPCPFPGCGKVFARSENLKIHKRTHTGEKPFKCEFEGCDRRFANSSDRKKHMHVHTSDKPYLCKMCDKSYTHPSSLRKHMKVHESSSQGSQPSPAASSGYESSTPPTIVSPSTDNPTTSSLSPSSSAVHHTAGHSTLSSNFNEWYV comes from the exons ATGCTCCTGGACGCTGGCCCCCAGTACCCTGCGATCGGCGTGACCACCTTTGGCGCGTCCCGCCACCACTCGGCGGGCGACGTGGCCGAGCGCGACGTGGGCCTGGGCATCAATCCGTTCGCCGACGGCATGGGCGCCTTCAAGCTCAACCCCAGCTCGCACGAGCTGGCCTCCGCGGGCCAGACGGCCTTCACATCGCAGGCTCCGGGCTACGCGGCTGCGGCGGCCCTGGGACATCACCACCACCCGGGCCACGTAGGCTCCTATTCCAGCGCAGCCTTCAACTCCACGCGGGACTTTCTGTTCCGCAACCGGGGCTTTGGCGACGCGGCGGCTGCAGCCAGCGCGCAACACAGTCTGTTCGCGGCTTCGGCCGGGGGCTTCGGGGGCCCACACGGCCACACGGACGCCGCGGGCCACCTCCTTTTCCCCGGCCTTCACGAGCAGGCGGCGGGCCATGCGTCGCCCAACGTGGTCAACGGGCAGATGAGGCTTGGCTTCTCGGGGGACATGTACCCGCGGCCTGAGCAGTACGGCCAGGTGACCAGTCCGCGTTCAGAGCACTATGCCGCGCCGCAGCTGCACGGCTACGGGCCCATGAACGTGAACATGGCCGCGCATCACGGCGCCGGCGCTTTCTTCCGCTACATGCGCCAGCCCATCAAACAGGAGCTCATCTGCAAGTGGATCGAGCCCGAGCAGCTGGCCAACCCCAAAAAGTCGTGCAACAAAACTTTCAGCACCATGCACGAGCTGGTCACGCACGTCACCGTAGAGCACGTCGGCGGACCAGAGCAGAGCAACCACATCTGCTTCTGGGAGGAGTGTCCGCGCGAGGGCAAGCCCTTCAAAGCCAAATACAAACTGGTCAACCACATTCGCGTACACACTGGCGAgaagcccttcccctgccccttccctggctGCGGCAAGGTCTTCGCTCGTTCTGAGAACTTAAAGATCCACAAAAGGACGCACACAG GGGAGAAGCCCTTCAAGTGCGAGTTCGAAGGCTGCGACCGACGCTTTGCCAACAGCAGCGATCGCAAGAAgcacatgcacgtgcacacaaGCGACAAGCCCTATCTTTGCAAGATGTGCGACAAGTCCTACACGCACCCCAGCTCGTTGCGCAAACACATGAAG GTCCACGAATCCTCCTCGCAGGGCTCACAACCTTCACCGGCCGCCAGCTCGGGCTACGAGTCCTCCACGCCGCCCACCATCGTGTCGCCCTCCACAGACAACCCGACCACCAGCTCCCTGTCGCCCTCCTCCTCCGCGGTCCACCACACAGCCGGCCACAGCA